A single genomic interval of Gemmatimonadota bacterium harbors:
- a CDS encoding beta-lactamase family protein yields MRTTRVRTRRLRSCLVASVAALTACDRGERPVTLSDAESRAIDQWLGDRVRDQRIPGLAAAVILDGAVVKRFTVGVEDLASGAPVTPQTSFQLASTSKSLSSTGVMTLVADGRSHSRTHGAITRIQKVRSVRLR; encoded by the coding sequence ATGCGTACGACACGTGTACGAACCCGACGCTTGCGATCTTGCCTGGTGGCGTCGGTCGCTGCGCTGACCGCCTGCGATCGAGGCGAACGACCGGTGACGCTCTCCGACGCCGAGTCTCGCGCGATCGACCAGTGGCTGGGCGATCGGGTTCGCGATCAGCGGATACCCGGTCTCGCCGCCGCCGTGATCCTCGACGGGGCCGTGGTCAAGCGTTTCACCGTCGGCGTTGAGGATCTGGCATCGGGCGCTCCGGTGACGCCCCAAACATCATTCCAGCTGGCCTCGACCAGCAAGTCGCTGTCGAGCACCGGCGTGATGACCCTGGTCGCCGACGGGCGATCGCACTCTCGCACTCATGGTGCCATCACGCGGATCCAGAAGGTCCGCAGCGTCCGGCTGCGCTGA
- a CDS encoding DUF2089 domain-containing protein, whose product MLPVPPRDPFDGGRLIVTRLENPDTGTVFEGRFDLGWVGRLTREQLDFVGLLVKHRTNVQRLAADVGIAYNTARARLDEIVQAMGGADDDVASDPSPAASVDEVLDGLASGQIDATKAIDQLRRRRG is encoded by the coding sequence CTGCTGCCCGTCCCGCCACGCGATCCTTTCGACGGTGGCCGGCTCATCGTCACACGCCTCGAGAACCCAGACACCGGGACCGTGTTCGAGGGTCGGTTCGACCTGGGCTGGGTGGGTCGCCTGACGCGTGAGCAACTCGACTTTGTCGGCTTGCTGGTGAAGCATCGCACCAACGTGCAGCGCCTCGCCGCCGACGTCGGCATCGCCTACAACACGGCCCGCGCGCGGCTTGACGAGATCGTGCAAGCCATGGGAGGAGCGGACGACGACGTCGCGTCCGACCCGTCGCCAGCGGCGAGCGTGGACGAGGTACTGGACGGATTGGCCTCGGGACAGATCGACGCGACAAAGGCGATCGACCAACTGCGGCGCCGGCGCGGCTGA